Proteins encoded together in one Falco biarmicus isolate bFalBia1 chromosome 4, bFalBia1.pri, whole genome shotgun sequence window:
- the MYDGF gene encoding myeloid-derived growth factor has translation MAAGAPAERPRPALTPPARRSPSFLSKMAAPSGRSGRRVWVALVPAALLCLAARAAEGPSTADFDVRPGGEVHSFSRSLGDYTCTFTYSAQGGTNEQWQMNIGVSEDNLLFSCSVWRPQGKSYLFFTQFKAEVKGAKIEYAMAYSQAAVGGQSDVPLKQEEFEITETTVSHREGKFRFELSKLMIVAKTPRDEL, from the exons ATGGCCGCCGGGGCGCCCGCTGAGCGGCCGCGGCCCGCGCTGACCCCTCCCGCCCGCCGTAGCCCGAGCTTCCTTTCCAAGATGGCGGCGCCCAGCGGGAGGAGCGGCCGGAGGGTGTGGGTCGCGCTGGTGCCCGCCGCCCTGCTGTGCCTGGCGGCCCGGGCGGCGGAGGGGCCCAGCACGGCTGACTTCGACGTGCGGCCCGGCGGGGAGGTCCACTCCTTCTCCCGGAGCCTG GGGGACTACACCTGCACCTTCACGTACTCAGCTCAGGGAGGGACGAATGAG CAATGGCAGATGAACATTGGAGTCAGCGAAGACAACCTGCTCTTTTCCTGCTCCGTCTGGAG gCCCCAGGGGAAGTCTTATCTCTTCTTTACCCAGTTTAAAGCTGAAGTGAAAGGAGCCAAGATAGAGTATGCCATGGCTTAT TCTCAAGCTGCAGTAGGTGGACAAAGTGACGTCCCCttaaaacaggaagaatttgAAATCACCGAGACAACAG tGTCTCACAGGGAAGGCAAGTTCCGTTTCGAACTGTCCAAACTCATGATTGTAGCAAAAACACCCCGTGACGAGCTGTGA
- the TNFAIP8L1 gene encoding tumor necrosis factor alpha-induced protein 8-like protein 1, with protein MDTFSTKNLALQAQKKLLSKMATKTIANVFIDDTSSEILDELYRATKEYTHNRKEAQKIIKNLIKIVMKLGVLYRNGQFSPEELLVMERFRKKVHTLAMTAVSFHQIDFTFDRRVMSGVLTECRDLLHQAVNGHLTAKSHSRINHVFNHFADYEFLSALYGPSEPYRTHLKRICEGVNKMLEEENI; from the coding sequence ATGGACACCTTCAGCACCAAGAACCTGGCCCTGCAGGCCCAGAAGAAGCTCTTGAGCAAGATGGCCACCAAGACCATAGCCAACGTCTTCATTGATGACACTAGCAGCGAGATCTTGGATGAGCTCTACCGGGCCACCAAGGAGTACACCCACAACCGCAAAGAGGCTCAGAAGATCATAAAAAACCTCATCAAGATTGTCATGAAGTTGGGCGTGCTCTACCGCAATGGGCAGTTCAGCCCCGAGGAGCTGCTGGTGATGGAGCGTTTTCGCAAGAAGGTACATACCTTGGCCATGACAGCCGTCAGCTTCCACCAGATAGACTTCACCTTCGACCGCAGGGTCATGTCGGGTGTCCTGACAGAGTGCCGGGACCTGCTGCACCAGGCTGTCAACGGCCACCTGACAGCCAAATCTCACTCCCGCATCAACCACGTCTTCAATCACTTTGCGGACTATGAGTTTCTCTCGGCTCTCTACGGGCCGTCCGAGCCCTACCGCACCCACCTGAAGAGGATCTGCGAAGGGGTTAACAAgatgctggaggaggagaacaTATGA
- the DPP9 gene encoding dipeptidyl peptidase 9 isoform X3 translates to MPYGSRENSLLYSEIPKKVRKEALLLLSWKQMLDHFQATPHHGMYSREEELLRERKRLGVFGITSYDFHSESGLFLFQASNSLFHCRDGGKNGFMVSPMKPLEIKTQCTGPRMDPKICPADPAFFSFINNNDLWVANIETGEEKRMTYCHKGLSNVLDDPKSAGVATFVIQEEFDRFTGYWWCPTASTEGSEDLKTLRILYEEVDESEVEIIHVPSPALEERKTDSYRYPRTGSKNPKITLKLAEFKTNSKGKIVCAQDKELVQPFAALFPTVEYIARAGWTRDGKYAWAMFLDRPQQRLQLILLPPALFIPVPENEEQRAEFAKTVPENVQPFVIYEETTDVWINVHDIFYPFIQPEGEEEELCFIRANECKTGFCHLYRVTAVLKQGSYDWVQPYVHSEDDFKCPIKEEIALTGGEWEVLARHGSKIWVNETTKLVYFQGTKDTPLEHHLYVVSYESPGEIVRLTTPGFSHSCSMSQNFDMFISHYSSVSTPPCVHVYKLSGSDDDPLHKQPKFWASMMEAASCPPDYIPPEIFHFRTQSDVELYGMVYKPHDVQPGKKHPTVLFVYGGPQVQLVNNSFKGIKYLRLNTLASLGYAVVVIDGRGSCQRGLKFEGALKNQMGQVEIEDQVEGLHYVAEKYGFIDLSRVAIHGWSYGGFLSLMGLICKPNVFKIAIAGAPVTVWMAYDTGYTERYMDIPENNQQGYEAGSVALHVEKLPNEPNRLLILHGFLDENVHFFHTNFLVSQLIRAGKPYQLQIYPNERHSIRCPESGEHYEITLLHFLQEYL, encoded by the exons ATGCCATATGGCAGCCGAGAGAATTCCCTTCTTTACTCAGAGATTCCCAAAAAGGTACGGAAAGAGGCCTTGCTGCTCTTGTCGTGGAAACAGATGCTGGATCACTTTCAG GCAACCCCTCACCACGGGATGTATTCTAGAGAAGAGGAACTCTTGAGGGAACGCAAACGACTTGGTGTCTTTGGTATAACATCTTATGATTTCCACAGTGAGAGCGGCCTGTTCCTCTTCCAGGCCAGCAACAGCCTCTTTCATTGTCGAGATGGGGGCAAGAATGGTTTCATG GTGTCTCCCATGAAGCCTCTGGAGATCAAGACTCAGTGCACAGGGCCACGAATGGATCCCAAGATCTGCCCTGCTGACCCTGCCTTCTTTTCATTCATTAATAACAATGATCTGTGGGTAGCAAATATTGAGACAGGAGAGGAGAAACGGATGACATACTGCCATAAAG GCTTATCCAATGTTCTTGATGACCCCAAGTCTGCTGGTGTAGCCACTTTTGTCATTCAGGAGGAGTTTGATCGGTTCACAGGCTATTGGTGGTGTCCCACAGCTTCCACAGAAG GTTCAGAGGATTTAAAAACGCTGCGGATCTTGTATGAGGAAGTAGATGAATCAGAGGTGGAGATAATTCATGTTCCTTCGCCTGCCttggaggagagaaaaacagaCTCCTATCGGTACCCCAGGACAG gcagcaaaaACCCCAAGATTACATTAAAACTGgcagaatttaaaacaaacagcaaggGTAAG attGTGTGTGCTCAGGACAAGGAGCTGGTGCAACCGTTCGCTGCATTGTTTCCGACTGTGGAGTACATTGCCCGTGCCGGATGGACCCGAGATGGCAAATA TGCCTGGGCTATGTTCCTAGACAGACCTCAGCAGCGGCTGCAGCTAATCCTTTTGCCTCCAGCACTCTTTATTCCAGTCCCAGAAAATGAGGAGCAGCGTGCTGAATTTGCCAAAACTGTGCCAGAAAATGTCCAGCCATTTGTGATCTATGAAGAAACCACTGATGTGTGGATAAAT GTTCATGATATATTCTATCCTTTCATCCAACcggagggagaggaggaagaactCTGCTTTATCCGAGCCAATGAATGCAAAACAGGCTTCTGCCACCTGTACAGAGTCACAGCAGTCCTAAAGCAAGGCAGCTATGACTGGGTGCAGCCATATGTCCATAGTGAGG ATGATTTCAAATGTCCTATCAAAGAGGAGATTGCCCTGACTGGTGGGGAATGGGAGGTGTTGGCGAGGCACGGATCGAAG ATCTGGGTCAATGAGACTACAAAGCTGGTGTATTTCCAAGGCACAAAGGATACCCCGTTGGAGCACCACCTCTATGTAGTCAGCTATGAGTCTCCTGGAGAAATCGTGCGACTCACCACTCCGGGCTTCTCCCACAGCTGTTCAATGAGCCAG AACTTCGACATGTTCATCAGCCACTACAGCAGCGTGAGCACTCCACCTTGTGTGCACGTCTACAAGCTCAGCGGCTCCGACGATGACCCGCTCCACAAGCAGCCCAAGTTTTGGGCCAGCATGATGGAGGCAGCCA GTTGTCCCCCAGATTACATCCCGCCTGAGATCTTTCACTTCCGCACGCAGTCAGATGTTGAGCTGTACGGAATGGTGTACAAACCTCATGATGTCCAGCCTGGGAAGAAGCATCCCACAGTGCTCTTTGTGTACGGAGGCCCACAG GTGCAGCTAGTGAATAACTCCTTCAAAGGAATTAAGTACTTACGGCTAAACACGCTAGCATCCCTGGGCTATGCAGTGGTAGTGATTGATGGAAGGGGTTCGTGCCAGCGAGGACTCAAATTTGAAGGTGCCCTGAAAAACCAAATG gGTCAGGTGGAGATAGAGGACCAGGTGGAAGGTTTACATTATGTAGCAGAAAAATACGGGTTCATCGACTTGAGTCGGGTAGCCATACATGGCTGGTCATACGGGGGTTTTCTCTCCCTCATGGGTCTTATCTGTAAACCCAATGTCTTCAAG ATTGCTATAGCAGGTGCTCCTGTCACAGTTTGGATGGCATATGACACCGGGTATACTGAGCGGTACATGGATATCCCAGAAAACAACCAGCAAGGTTATGAGGCTGGCTCTGTGGCGTTACACGTAGAAAAGCTTCCCAATGA GCCAAATCGTTTGCTGATTCTCCACGGCTTTTTGGATGAAAATGTGCACTTTTTTCACACCAACTTCCTGGTATCACAGCTAATCCGGGCTGGAAAACCGTACCAGCTGCAG ATCTACCCCAACGAGAGACACAGTATTCGGTGCCCCGAGTCAGGAGAGCACTATGAAATCACGCTGCTGCACTTTCTACAAGAATACCTCTGA
- the LOC130147928 gene encoding procathepsin L-like isoform X2 yields the protein MLLGLLLALLGCAAALDPALQEAWEGWKSLHAKEYPEEAEAARREVWEKNLQRIQQHNQEESQGQHTFRLAMNHLGDLTDEEFNQLLNGFTPAWREQPALLFQASAVLKTPAEVDWRAKGYVTPVKNQGHCGSCWAFSATGALEGLVFNRTGKLAVLSEQNLIDCSRKLGNNGCHGGYMTHAFQYVHDNGGLNSEHVYPYTATDTSSCRYNPQDRAANCSTIWLVAQGSEVALEQAVAAVGPVSVAVDASSFQFHFYKSGIFSSMFCSQRVNHGMLAVGYGMSQEHGRNISYWILKNSWSEVWGEQGYIRLLKGTDNQCGVANQASFPML from the exons ATGCTGCTGGGGctcctgctggccctgctgggctgtgctgccgCGCTGGATCCTGCCCTGCAGGAGGCCTGGGAAGGGTGGAAGAGCCTCCATGCCAAGGAGTACCCGGAG GAGGCTGAGGCTGCGCGTAGGGAGGTCTGGGAGAAGAACCTGCAGCGCATCCAGCAGCACAACCAGGAGGAGTCACAGGGGCAGCACACCTTCCGCCTGGCCATGAACCACCTCGGGGACCTG ACGGATGAGGAGTTTAACCAGCTCCTGAACGGCTTCACCCCAGCATGGCgggagcagccagcactgctctTCCAAGCGTCGGCAGTTCTGAAGACCCCAGCAGAAGTGGACTGGCGGGCGAAGGGCTACGTGACACCTGTAAAGAACCAG GGGCACTGCGGGTCATGCTGGGCATTCAGTGCTACGGGGGCCTTGGAGGGGCTTGTTTTCAACCGGACAGGGAAGCTGGCAGTGCTGAGCGAGCAGAACCTCATTGACTGCTCCCGAAAGCTGGGCAACAACGGCTGCCATGGTGGCTACATGACCCACGCCTTCCAGTACGTGCACGACAATGGTGGCTTGAACTCGGAGCACGTCTACCCCTACACAGCCACG GACACTTCCAGCTGCCGATACAACCCCCAGGACAGGGCAGCCAACTGCTCTACCATCTGGCTGGTGGCCCAGGGCAGTGAGGTGGCACTGGAGCAGGCGGTGGCAGCCGTGGGCCCTGTCTCTGTGGCAGTAGATGCCAGCAGCTTCCAATTCCACTTCTACAAGTCAG gcATCTTCAGCAGCATGTTTTGCAGCCAGCGAGTGAACCACGGGATGCTGGCCGTGGGTTATGGCATGAGCCAGGAGCACGGGCGCAACATCAGCTATTGGATCTTAAAGAACAG CTGGTCAGAGGTGTGGGGCGAGCAGGGCTACATCCGCCTGCTGAAGGGCACCGACAACCAGTGCGGCGTGGCCAACCAGGCCAGCTTCCCCATGCTGTGA
- the DPP9 gene encoding dipeptidyl peptidase 9 isoform X2 — protein sequence MQKIKRVRLENETAGSWRSFLSSSEGEERMTAVDALSDSSEVVEMEDVPSQFQFVRKTEESSPHSHRLYYLGMPYGSRENSLLYSEIPKKVRKEALLLLSWKQMLDHFQATPHHGMYSREEELLRERKRLGVFGITSYDFHSESGLFLFQASNSLFHCRDGGKNGFMVSPMKPLEIKTQCTGPRMDPKICPADPAFFSFINNNDLWVANIETGEEKRMTYCHKGLSNVLDDPKSAGVATFVIQEEFDRFTGYWWCPTASTEGSEDLKTLRILYEEVDESEVEIIHVPSPALEERKTDSYRYPRTGSKNPKITLKLAEFKTNSKGKIVCAQDKELVQPFAALFPTVEYIARAGWTRDGKYAWAMFLDRPQQRLQLILLPPALFIPVPENEEQRAEFAKTVPENVQPFVIYEETTDVWINVHDIFYPFIQPEGEEEELCFIRANECKTGFCHLYRVTAVLKQGSYDWVQPYVHSEDDFKCPIKEEIALTGGEWEVLARHGSKIWVNETTKLVYFQGTKDTPLEHHLYVVSYESPGEIVRLTTPGFSHSCSMSQNFDMFISHYSSVSTPPCVHVYKLSGSDDDPLHKQPKFWASMMEAASCPPDYIPPEIFHFRTQSDVELYGMVYKPHDVQPGKKHPTVLFVYGGPQVQLVNNSFKGIKYLRLNTLASLGYAVVVIDGRGSCQRGLKFEGALKNQMGQVEIEDQVEGLHYVAEKYGFIDLSRVAIHGWSYGGFLSLMGLICKPNVFKIAIAGAPVTVWMAYDTGYTERYMDIPENNQQGYEAGSVALHVEKLPNEPNRLLILHGFLDENVHFFHTNFLVSQLIRAGKPYQLQIYPNERHSIRCPESGEHYEITLLHFLQEYL from the exons GAATGCCATATGGCAGCCGAGAGAATTCCCTTCTTTACTCAGAGATTCCCAAAAAGGTACGGAAAGAGGCCTTGCTGCTCTTGTCGTGGAAACAGATGCTGGATCACTTTCAG GCAACCCCTCACCACGGGATGTATTCTAGAGAAGAGGAACTCTTGAGGGAACGCAAACGACTTGGTGTCTTTGGTATAACATCTTATGATTTCCACAGTGAGAGCGGCCTGTTCCTCTTCCAGGCCAGCAACAGCCTCTTTCATTGTCGAGATGGGGGCAAGAATGGTTTCATG GTGTCTCCCATGAAGCCTCTGGAGATCAAGACTCAGTGCACAGGGCCACGAATGGATCCCAAGATCTGCCCTGCTGACCCTGCCTTCTTTTCATTCATTAATAACAATGATCTGTGGGTAGCAAATATTGAGACAGGAGAGGAGAAACGGATGACATACTGCCATAAAG GCTTATCCAATGTTCTTGATGACCCCAAGTCTGCTGGTGTAGCCACTTTTGTCATTCAGGAGGAGTTTGATCGGTTCACAGGCTATTGGTGGTGTCCCACAGCTTCCACAGAAG GTTCAGAGGATTTAAAAACGCTGCGGATCTTGTATGAGGAAGTAGATGAATCAGAGGTGGAGATAATTCATGTTCCTTCGCCTGCCttggaggagagaaaaacagaCTCCTATCGGTACCCCAGGACAG gcagcaaaaACCCCAAGATTACATTAAAACTGgcagaatttaaaacaaacagcaaggGTAAG attGTGTGTGCTCAGGACAAGGAGCTGGTGCAACCGTTCGCTGCATTGTTTCCGACTGTGGAGTACATTGCCCGTGCCGGATGGACCCGAGATGGCAAATA TGCCTGGGCTATGTTCCTAGACAGACCTCAGCAGCGGCTGCAGCTAATCCTTTTGCCTCCAGCACTCTTTATTCCAGTCCCAGAAAATGAGGAGCAGCGTGCTGAATTTGCCAAAACTGTGCCAGAAAATGTCCAGCCATTTGTGATCTATGAAGAAACCACTGATGTGTGGATAAAT GTTCATGATATATTCTATCCTTTCATCCAACcggagggagaggaggaagaactCTGCTTTATCCGAGCCAATGAATGCAAAACAGGCTTCTGCCACCTGTACAGAGTCACAGCAGTCCTAAAGCAAGGCAGCTATGACTGGGTGCAGCCATATGTCCATAGTGAGG ATGATTTCAAATGTCCTATCAAAGAGGAGATTGCCCTGACTGGTGGGGAATGGGAGGTGTTGGCGAGGCACGGATCGAAG ATCTGGGTCAATGAGACTACAAAGCTGGTGTATTTCCAAGGCACAAAGGATACCCCGTTGGAGCACCACCTCTATGTAGTCAGCTATGAGTCTCCTGGAGAAATCGTGCGACTCACCACTCCGGGCTTCTCCCACAGCTGTTCAATGAGCCAG AACTTCGACATGTTCATCAGCCACTACAGCAGCGTGAGCACTCCACCTTGTGTGCACGTCTACAAGCTCAGCGGCTCCGACGATGACCCGCTCCACAAGCAGCCCAAGTTTTGGGCCAGCATGATGGAGGCAGCCA GTTGTCCCCCAGATTACATCCCGCCTGAGATCTTTCACTTCCGCACGCAGTCAGATGTTGAGCTGTACGGAATGGTGTACAAACCTCATGATGTCCAGCCTGGGAAGAAGCATCCCACAGTGCTCTTTGTGTACGGAGGCCCACAG GTGCAGCTAGTGAATAACTCCTTCAAAGGAATTAAGTACTTACGGCTAAACACGCTAGCATCCCTGGGCTATGCAGTGGTAGTGATTGATGGAAGGGGTTCGTGCCAGCGAGGACTCAAATTTGAAGGTGCCCTGAAAAACCAAATG gGTCAGGTGGAGATAGAGGACCAGGTGGAAGGTTTACATTATGTAGCAGAAAAATACGGGTTCATCGACTTGAGTCGGGTAGCCATACATGGCTGGTCATACGGGGGTTTTCTCTCCCTCATGGGTCTTATCTGTAAACCCAATGTCTTCAAG ATTGCTATAGCAGGTGCTCCTGTCACAGTTTGGATGGCATATGACACCGGGTATACTGAGCGGTACATGGATATCCCAGAAAACAACCAGCAAGGTTATGAGGCTGGCTCTGTGGCGTTACACGTAGAAAAGCTTCCCAATGA GCCAAATCGTTTGCTGATTCTCCACGGCTTTTTGGATGAAAATGTGCACTTTTTTCACACCAACTTCCTGGTATCACAGCTAATCCGGGCTGGAAAACCGTACCAGCTGCAG ATCTACCCCAACGAGAGACACAGTATTCGGTGCCCCGAGTCAGGAGAGCACTATGAAATCACGCTGCTGCACTTTCTACAAGAATACCTCTGA
- the LOC130147928 gene encoding procathepsin L-like isoform X1 — translation MLGARAMLLGLLLALLGCAAALDPALQEAWEGWKSLHAKEYPEEAEAARREVWEKNLQRIQQHNQEESQGQHTFRLAMNHLGDLTDEEFNQLLNGFTPAWREQPALLFQASAVLKTPAEVDWRAKGYVTPVKNQGHCGSCWAFSATGALEGLVFNRTGKLAVLSEQNLIDCSRKLGNNGCHGGYMTHAFQYVHDNGGLNSEHVYPYTATDTSSCRYNPQDRAANCSTIWLVAQGSEVALEQAVAAVGPVSVAVDASSFQFHFYKSGIFSSMFCSQRVNHGMLAVGYGMSQEHGRNISYWILKNSWSEVWGEQGYIRLLKGTDNQCGVANQASFPML, via the exons ATG CTGGGTGCCAGGGCCATGCTGCTGGGGctcctgctggccctgctgggctgtgctgccgCGCTGGATCCTGCCCTGCAGGAGGCCTGGGAAGGGTGGAAGAGCCTCCATGCCAAGGAGTACCCGGAG GAGGCTGAGGCTGCGCGTAGGGAGGTCTGGGAGAAGAACCTGCAGCGCATCCAGCAGCACAACCAGGAGGAGTCACAGGGGCAGCACACCTTCCGCCTGGCCATGAACCACCTCGGGGACCTG ACGGATGAGGAGTTTAACCAGCTCCTGAACGGCTTCACCCCAGCATGGCgggagcagccagcactgctctTCCAAGCGTCGGCAGTTCTGAAGACCCCAGCAGAAGTGGACTGGCGGGCGAAGGGCTACGTGACACCTGTAAAGAACCAG GGGCACTGCGGGTCATGCTGGGCATTCAGTGCTACGGGGGCCTTGGAGGGGCTTGTTTTCAACCGGACAGGGAAGCTGGCAGTGCTGAGCGAGCAGAACCTCATTGACTGCTCCCGAAAGCTGGGCAACAACGGCTGCCATGGTGGCTACATGACCCACGCCTTCCAGTACGTGCACGACAATGGTGGCTTGAACTCGGAGCACGTCTACCCCTACACAGCCACG GACACTTCCAGCTGCCGATACAACCCCCAGGACAGGGCAGCCAACTGCTCTACCATCTGGCTGGTGGCCCAGGGCAGTGAGGTGGCACTGGAGCAGGCGGTGGCAGCCGTGGGCCCTGTCTCTGTGGCAGTAGATGCCAGCAGCTTCCAATTCCACTTCTACAAGTCAG gcATCTTCAGCAGCATGTTTTGCAGCCAGCGAGTGAACCACGGGATGCTGGCCGTGGGTTATGGCATGAGCCAGGAGCACGGGCGCAACATCAGCTATTGGATCTTAAAGAACAG CTGGTCAGAGGTGTGGGGCGAGCAGGGCTACATCCGCCTGCTGAAGGGCACCGACAACCAGTGCGGCGTGGCCAACCAGGCCAGCTTCCCCATGCTGTGA